A DNA window from Turicibacter sp. TJ11 contains the following coding sequences:
- a CDS encoding GNAT family N-acetyltransferase: MKHLGTCQLQTRRLDLRKFKVSDADMVYHNWTSDPEVARYVAWPVHQSIHTTKRILANWEWSYQHLGIYQWAIVYRENEQVIGSISLHQFNRRGRRYGCELGYCLSKEYWNQGIMTEAATAVLQFAFEQLEVDMVSAKHDVRNPASGQVMKKIGMHHDRLVTRAVLNGHREWVDCDTYVIDRDHFLKTR, from the coding sequence ATGAAACATTTAGGAACGTGTCAGTTGCAAACAAGGCGACTTGATTTAAGAAAATTTAAAGTTAGTGATGCCGATATGGTTTATCACAATTGGACCAGTGATCCGGAGGTTGCTCGATATGTTGCTTGGCCTGTTCATCAAAGTATTCATACAACGAAACGAATTTTAGCCAATTGGGAGTGGAGTTACCAACACTTGGGTATTTATCAATGGGCAATCGTTTATCGTGAAAATGAGCAGGTCATTGGTTCCATTTCACTTCATCAATTTAATCGTCGAGGTCGACGTTATGGATGTGAGTTAGGTTATTGTTTATCTAAAGAGTATTGGAACCAAGGGATTATGACTGAAGCAGCAACAGCCGTTTTACAATTTGCTTTTGAACAGCTTGAAGTGGATATGGTTAGTGCTAAGCACGATGTTAGAAATCCCGCTTCTGGTCAAGTAATGAAAAAAATAGGAATGCATCATGATCGATTAGTCACACGAGCTGTTTTAAATGGGCATCGAGAGTGGGTAGACTGTGACACTTACGTTATTGATCGAGATCATTTCCTAAAAACAAGATAA
- a CDS encoding DUF1622 domain-containing protein has translation MFDHLIESILPIIIGILEFMGIFIVTIGAFRAFYHYVKTLLFKDHYPVKHQFANSMATGLEFKLAAEILKTVLIQSLSELVILGSIFLLRVLMTIVIEWEMKEDNKQKQNPSA, from the coding sequence ATGTTTGATCATCTGATTGAATCAATTCTCCCAATTATTATTGGGATTTTAGAGTTTATGGGGATTTTCATCGTGACCATTGGTGCATTTCGTGCCTTTTATCACTATGTTAAAACATTACTTTTTAAAGATCATTATCCCGTTAAACATCAATTTGCTAATTCCATGGCAACAGGACTTGAGTTTAAGTTGGCAGCTGAAATTTTAAAAACCGTTCTTATCCAAAGTTTAAGTGAACTTGTTATTTTAGGTTCAATTTTTTTACTTCGTGTTCTGATGACGATTGTTATCGAATGGGAAATGAAAGAAGATAATAAACAAAAACAAAATCCTTCTGCTTAA
- the asnB gene encoding asparagine synthase B, with protein sequence MCGFMVYTANDIKVEDFEEGFIRISYRGPDFCIIESRERGLWGFHRLSVMGVGESGNQPFELHNNLVVCNGEIYGFKKIKEQLSPRYVFNSDSDCEVILPLYETYGLDFFKQLDGEFALVIYDAKKDEFIAGRDPIGIRPLFYGYSKNSHKMMFASEAKSLVELCDEVYPFPPGYYYANGCFTCYYDVAQSKGYYNGSLEEVTKEIKDRLIQAVYKRLDADVPVGFLLSGGLDSSLVCSIASKLSDEPIKTFAIGMEDDAIDLKYAKEVATYLGANHTEVIMTKEDVINHLEQVIYLLETYDITTIRASIGMYLLCKAIREKTDIKVLLTGEVSDELFGYKYTDYAPTAMAFQEESQKRIRELYMYDVLRADRCISANSIEARVPFGDLAFVDYVIGLNPQLKLNTYNKGKYLLRQAFIDDYLPEHILMREKAAFSDAVGHSLVDTLKDYAESKYTDEEFERKVKQYHGHSVPFTKESLLYREIFDSYFKGHATWIKDYWMPNKEWEGCNVLDPSARVLANYGNSGR encoded by the coding sequence ATGTGTGGATTTATGGTGTATACAGCCAATGATATTAAGGTCGAAGATTTTGAAGAGGGTTTTATTCGAATTTCATATCGAGGACCAGATTTTTGTATTATTGAAAGTCGTGAACGAGGATTATGGGGATTTCATCGACTATCAGTTATGGGAGTGGGGGAGTCAGGAAATCAACCCTTTGAACTGCACAATAACTTAGTCGTTTGTAATGGAGAAATTTATGGATTCAAAAAGATCAAAGAACAATTGAGCCCAAGATATGTCTTTAATTCAGATAGTGATTGTGAAGTGATTTTACCTCTTTATGAAACGTATGGATTAGACTTTTTTAAACAGTTAGATGGAGAATTTGCTTTAGTTATTTACGATGCTAAAAAGGATGAATTTATTGCTGGAAGAGACCCTATCGGAATCCGACCACTTTTTTATGGTTATTCAAAAAATAGTCATAAAATGATGTTTGCCTCAGAAGCTAAATCATTAGTTGAGCTATGTGACGAAGTTTATCCATTTCCTCCTGGATATTACTATGCTAATGGTTGTTTTACCTGCTATTATGACGTGGCACAGTCTAAAGGATATTATAATGGTAGTCTTGAAGAGGTGACAAAAGAGATTAAAGACCGTTTAATACAAGCAGTTTACAAACGATTAGACGCAGATGTTCCCGTTGGATTTTTATTAAGTGGAGGGTTGGATTCTAGTTTGGTTTGTAGTATTGCTTCAAAATTATCTGATGAGCCGATTAAAACGTTTGCTATTGGAATGGAAGATGATGCAATTGACTTAAAGTACGCCAAAGAAGTTGCAACGTATCTTGGGGCAAATCATACTGAGGTTATTATGACAAAAGAAGATGTCATTAATCATTTAGAACAAGTCATTTATCTTTTAGAAACGTACGATATTACAACGATTCGGGCTTCAATTGGAATGTATCTATTATGTAAAGCTATTCGTGAAAAAACGGATATCAAAGTGTTGCTAACTGGAGAAGTGAGTGACGAATTATTTGGCTATAAATATACGGATTATGCACCAACTGCCATGGCGTTTCAGGAAGAGTCACAAAAGAGAATTCGTGAACTTTATATGTATGACGTCTTAAGAGCCGATCGCTGTATTTCAGCCAATTCTATTGAAGCCCGTGTTCCGTTTGGTGATTTAGCCTTTGTAGATTATGTCATTGGACTTAACCCGCAACTTAAATTAAATACATATAATAAAGGTAAGTATTTATTACGTCAAGCCTTTATTGATGATTATTTGCCTGAGCATATTTTAATGCGTGAAAAAGCTGCTTTTTCAGATGCAGTTGGTCATTCCTTAGTCGATACTTTAAAAGATTACGCAGAATCTAAATATACCGATGAAGAGTTTGAAAGAAAAGTAAAACAATATCACGGTCATTCCGTTCCGTTTACAAAAGAGTCACTCCTTTATCGTGAAATTTTTGATAGTTACTTCAAAGGACATGCGACATGGATTAAAGATTATTGGATGCCGAACAAAGAGTGGGAAGGATGTAACGTGTTAGATCCGAGTGCTCGAGTATTAGCGAACTACGGTAATAGTGGAAGATAA